One window from the genome of Cydia fagiglandana chromosome 21, ilCydFagi1.1, whole genome shotgun sequence encodes:
- the LOC134675278 gene encoding uncharacterized protein LOC134675278, with protein MKLNLFKRSMIFATFFGSCLCIALIVASLGTTHWIDARARRTSNPLDSEGRISFGLFEGHKELNFGYGWRSHNFSVKAGTHPARRWAWMGTAAQLAAALVSCGGACVLAALGSAARTRAMPRPLIISNSLAVLFTLGAIAVWLTEYYLRLQHNVMSDEDLANTWSSDGTADLGLSFWLVVAASISAFVNNVCIMVAMADERDADTIAPALEEKVNGAIMLY; from the exons ATGAAGTTGAACTTGTTCAAGCGGTCGATGATTTTCGCGACCTTCTTCGGGTCGTGTTTATGTATAGCGCTGATTGTGGCGTCTTTGGGGACGACGCATTGGATAGATGCGAGGGCGAGGAGGACGTCGAACCCTCTGGATTCTGAGGGGAGGATCAGCTTCGGGCTGTTTGAGGGGCACAAGGAGCTCAACTTCGGATATGGGTGGAGGAGTCATAATTTTAGCG TAAAAGCGGGCACTCACCCGGCGCGGCGCTGGGCTTGGATGGGCACAGCGGCTCAACTAGCGGCAGCACTCGTATCATGTGGCGGCGCCTGCGTACTGGCCGCTTTAGGGTCTGCGGCGCGCACGCGGGCTATGCCGCGCCCGCTCATCATCAGCAACTCGCTGGCAG TACTCTTCACCCTCGGCGCTATTGCAGTATGGCTGACGGAGTACTATCTACGATTGCAGCACAATGTGATGTCAGACGAGGACCTGGCTAACACCTGGAGCTCTGACGGCACTGCTGACCTGGGGTTATCTTTCTG GCTTGTGGTTGCCGCGTCCATATCTGCGTTTGTGAACAACGTTTGCATCATGGTCGCCATGGCCGACGAGCGAGATGCAGATACCATCGCTCCCGCTCTAGAGGAGAAGGTCAACGGGGCTATCATGCTATATTAA